A region from the Lytechinus variegatus isolate NC3 chromosome 6, Lvar_3.0, whole genome shotgun sequence genome encodes:
- the LOC121417808 gene encoding uncharacterized protein LOC121417808 → MVERFNRTLEDLFAKAVADHQKNWDECLSLVMMVYRSSQHEATGYTPSELMMDRQMILPVDLLIGSSGTPESSYPEFTEQLQDRMNYSHQLTRERLRVNTDRNKRTYDTHKAGEGYQKGDTVWLHTIRRKKEISPKLQRSWTCPFYVIDAVSDVTYRIQETSKSKPKVVHFNRLKTFVGAIVPNWALKKINDKSSPSATVDVSREEHLQPQHDSQSQEERSVETGARVDISSKEHDCPTDTDRSAEIGRNRKKRLS, encoded by the coding sequence ATGGTCGAACGTTTCAACCGGACCTTGGAGGATTTATTCGCCAAGGCTGTTGCTGATCATCAAAAGAACTGGGACGAGTGTCTATCTCTGGTCATGATGGTATACCGCTCGTCTCAACATGAAGCTACTGGTTACACTCCCAGTGAGCTGATGATGGATAGGCAGATGATTCTTCCGGTGGATCTGCTGATTGGAAGCTCTGGAACTCCAGAATCTAGTTACCCTGAGTTCACAGAACAACTGCAGGACCGCATGAATTACTCCCACCAGTTGACAAGAGAGCGCTTGAGGGTTAACACAGACCGGAACAAGCGTACTTACGACACTCACAAGGCAGGGGAAGGTTATCAAAAAGGAGATACGGTGTGGCTTCACACTATAAGGCGGAAGAAAGAAATTTCTCCCAAGCTACAGAGGAGTTGGACTTGCCCATTCTACGTCATTGATGCTGTCAGTGATGTGACCTATCGGATTCAGGAAACGTCTAAATCAAAGCCAAAGGTTGTTCATTTCAACCGCTTAAAGACGTTTGTTGGAGCCATCGTGCCGAACTGGGCTTTGAAGAAGATCAATGACAAGTCTTCACCTTCAGCCACAGTCGACGTATCCCGAGAGGAACACCTGCAGCCACAGCATGATTCTCAATCACAGGAAGAACGTTCTGTGGAAACAGGAGCTAGAGTAGACATTTCTAGCAAAGAGCATGACTGTCCCACAGATACAGATCGTTCTGCAGAGATAGGAAGAAACAGGAAGAAGCGACTCAGCTGA